Genomic segment of Paenibacillus sp. FSL R5-0623:
ATTAGAGCGCTTCTCGCCCTTTGATCAGGCTAGCTTATTATGTTATCCTGCGGAACTTTTAGTCTGAAAGAATGGACATATCCCATTGAGATTACACCGAAAAAAGCGTATTCAATTGGGTTGTAAACCGCTGAACTGGTTCAATCTGTTAAATAATACGAACGATATTATACAAGGGTGATATTAATATTCGTTTTTCTCATTGACAAAAACATACTGCCCTCCTAAAATAGTGATGGGAAACAAACAAATAGCGCATACTTATTCGTATAATCCTGGGGATTGGCCCGGGAGTCTCTACGAGATCACCCTAATGATCTGGCTACGAAGAGGAGAAGGCTAAGCACATGAATTCTACATGATTGCGGGGACATCACGCACATTAGAATTTTTTTTGTTCTTAGTAAAGGCATCGTGCCACTCCTTGTCAGCTGAACCCTGGGTGAAGAATCTTCATCAGGGTCATTTGTCGTTTTTCAATATGGCTTCAACATCTCTAAGGGGGAGTTAGTAATTATGGATCGTTTCTTTAAATTAAAAGAAAACGGAACAAACGTTAGAACGGAGATTGTTGCGGGTCTCACTACGTTTATGACAATGGCTTACATTCTTTTTGTAAATACGTTGTTCTTGGGACAAGCCGGAGCGGGTATGTCGGATAATGCAGTATTCTTTGCAACAGCCGTCGGCGCCGGATTAATGACTATTATTATGGGATTGTTCGTGAATATTCCGATCGCACTTGCACCAGGTATGGGATTGAATGCGTACTTCATGACTGTCGTTCTAAGCTCGAATGGAGCGATTACTTGGCAGGCTGCTCTCGGAGCGGTATTCCTTTCCGGTATCGTGTTCATTATTTTGACCGTGACAAAGATTCGGCAAATGCTGCTTGTAGCAGTTCCGCAGTCGATCAAAATGGCCATTACGGTTGGTATCGGTCTCTTTATTACCATTATTGGTTTCAAACTTGCTAATCTCGTGGCTGTAACAGTTAATGTTGCACCAGACGCAGATCTGAGTCAGCCGATTCCAGGTAGCAGTTTTAACCTGTCATTGGGTAACTTTATAACACATCACGATGCATTGCTGGCTCTGATTGGTTTGCTCCTTATTGCTATACTGATGGTTATGCGTGTCAAAGGCGCTCTGCTGATCGGGATCGTAGCAACAACGCTGATTGGTATTCCGATGGGAGTTACGAATCTGAGCGGTCTTTCGGGCGCAAGCTGGTTACCTAACTTCAGTGATTTGGCGGTTGGACAGCTGGATTTGAAAGGTGCCATTAGTCTCGGATTGTTTGAGATCATCTTCATCTTTACCTTCGTTGAACTATTCGACACGTTTGGTACGATGGTAGGTACTGCAACACGGATGGGGATTATGAAGGATAAGAAAAAAGGCGAGAAAACAATCGGTAAAGCGATGCTCGTCGATGCAGTTGGTGTCAGCGCAGGTGCTGCACTGGGTACAAGTACCATTACAGCATACGTTGAAAGTGCTTCAGGTGTTGAGGCGGGTGGGCGTACAGGACTGACTTCGGTAACGACAGGTTTGTTGTTCATTTTGGCCCTGTTTATCGCACCGCTTGCGCTTGTTGTTCCATCCGCAGCGACGGCTCCGGCATTGATCATCGTGGGTGTGCTTATGATGAGTCAAGTGCGCAGCATTGAGTGGGATGATTTCCTGCAAGCTTTCCCTGCGTTCCTTACCATTGTATTGATGCCTTTCACAGGTGGAATCGCAAACGGGATCTCCGCAGGTATCGTATCTTATGTGATTCTGGCGGTGTTCAGTAACTTGGTTACAGAGCGTAAAGTGAAAATTCACTGGCTTATGTGGATCTTGGCGCTCATCGTAGTCTGCCGATACGTATTTATTGGCGGGGAGTAAGCTTTACATTAGTTTTAATGAAGAATACCGTACCGAGATAGGTTGGTTATCTTATATATGAAAGAAGCGGAAGCCACGGGATCTAAACCCGGAGCTTTCGCTTTTTTTTGTTTTCCTTTCTTGAGCAAAATGAATTTCAAAAATGTTTTCCTTCTATATAGAAGGAACGATATAATGCTCTATGCTCTGCTGGTTGTTTATCCGAAGAAATCTCGGTTTATAAGTTCTATAACGTGTTGAGTCTGTACTGTATACAACATGAGTATCTCTATACTTGGATTAGGGTTCATGCGGGAAACCTTTTGCTTATGTAAGTTAATTACTCGGGTTCATTAAAGGTAGTGCGCAGATGTATCATTCAGCAGACTATAAGGCGATACTTGTTAAAAGGTCTACAGGGTACTCATTTTATTAGAATTTAATGTTTATCAAAAAAAGACTTGCGTTCCATAACTGTACATGGTATATTCTAATTCCGGCCAAGAAAACACAAGATACACGGTGCGGCAAGCGAATGAAATAAGCTTCGAAAGAAACTTAAAAAAAGAGCTTGCAAAGTTGGTTCGGACATGATATTATATAAGAGTTGCTGAAGAGAACGACATTCGGTAACGAAACAAGTTTGATCTTTGAAAACTGAACAACGAGTGAGTAAACATTCTGCTTGCAGAATGAACGCGAAAGTTTGAGACAAGCCTTGGCTTGGATCGACTGGAGCACAAATGAGATTTTTAATCTCGTCAGATTCAAAATGAGCTTATCGCTCTTTTCAATACTTTATTGGAGAGTTTGATCCTGGCTCAGGACGAACGCTGGCGGCATGCCTAATACATGCAAGTCGAGCGGAGTTGATAGGAAGCTTGCTTCCTTGATACTTAGCGGCGGACGGGTGAGTAACACGTAGGCAACCTGCCCTCAAGTTTGGGACAACTACCGGAAACGGTAGCTAATACCGAATAGTTGTTTTCTTCGCCTGAAGGAAACTGGAAAGACGGAGCAATCTGTCACTTGGGGATGGGCCTGCGGCGCATTAGCTAGTTGGTGGGGTAACGGCTCACCAAGGCGACGATGCGTAGCCGACCTGAGAGGGTGATCGGCCACACTGGGACTGAGACACGGCCCAGACTCCTACGGGAGGCAGCAGTAGGGAATCTTCCGCAATGGGCGAAAGCCTGACGGAGCAATGCCGCGTGAGTGATGAAGGTTTTCGGATCGTAAAGCTCTGTTGCCAGGGAAGAACGCTTGGGAGAGTAACTGCTCTCAAGGTGACGGTACCTGAGAAGAAAGCCCCGGCTAACTACGTGCCAGCAGCCGCGGTAATACGTAGGGGGCAAGCGTTGTCCGGAATTATTGGGCGTAAAGCGCGCGCAGGCGGTCATTTAAGTCTGGTGTTTAATCCCGGGGCTCAACCCCGGATCGCACTGGAAACTGGGTGACTTGAGTGCAGAAGAGGAGAGTGGAATTCCACGTGTAGCGGTGAAATGCGTAGATATGTGGAGGAACACCAGTGGCGAAGGCGACTCTCTGGGCTGTAACTGACGCTGAGGCGCGAAAGCGTGGGGAGCAAACAGGATTAGATACCCTGGTAGTCCACGCCGTAAACGATGAGTGCTAGGTGTTAGGGGTTTCGATACCCTTGGTGCCGAAGTTAACACATTAAGCACTCCGCCTGGGGAGTACGGTCGCAAGACTGAAACTCAAAGGAATTGACGGGGACCCGCACAAGCAGTGGAGTATGTGGTTTAATTCGAAGCAACGCGAAGAACCTTACCAGGTCTTGACATCCCTCTGACCGGTACAGAGATGTACCTTTCCTTCGGGACAGAGGAGACAGGTGGTGCATGGTTGTCGTCAGCTCGTGTCGTGAGATGTTGGGTTAAGTCCCGCAACGAGCGCAACCCTTATATTTAGTTGCCAGCACTTCGGGTGGGCACTCTAGATAGACTGCCGGTGACAAACCGGAGGAAGGTGGGGATGACGTCAAATCATCATGCCCCTTATGACCTGGGCTACACACGTACTACAATGGCCGGTACAACGGGCTGCGAAATCGCGAGATGGAGCCAATCCCAACAAAGCCGGTCTCAGTTCGGATTGCAGGCTGCAACTCGCCTGCATGAAGTCGGAATTGCTAGTAATCGCGGATCAGCATGCCGCGGTGAATACGTTCCCGGGTCTTGTACACACCGCCCGTCACACCACGAGAGTTTATAACACCCGAAGTCGGTGGGGTAACCGCAAGGAGCCAGCCGCCGAAGGTGGGATAGATGATTGGGGTGAAGTCGTAACAAGGTA
This window contains:
- a CDS encoding NCS2 family permease, translating into MDRFFKLKENGTNVRTEIVAGLTTFMTMAYILFVNTLFLGQAGAGMSDNAVFFATAVGAGLMTIIMGLFVNIPIALAPGMGLNAYFMTVVLSSNGAITWQAALGAVFLSGIVFIILTVTKIRQMLLVAVPQSIKMAITVGIGLFITIIGFKLANLVAVTVNVAPDADLSQPIPGSSFNLSLGNFITHHDALLALIGLLLIAILMVMRVKGALLIGIVATTLIGIPMGVTNLSGLSGASWLPNFSDLAVGQLDLKGAISLGLFEIIFIFTFVELFDTFGTMVGTATRMGIMKDKKKGEKTIGKAMLVDAVGVSAGAALGTSTITAYVESASGVEAGGRTGLTSVTTGLLFILALFIAPLALVVPSAATAPALIIVGVLMMSQVRSIEWDDFLQAFPAFLTIVLMPFTGGIANGISAGIVSYVILAVFSNLVTERKVKIHWLMWILALIVVCRYVFIGGE